The DNA window GGCGCTGCTGGCGGAACTGGGCCGCAATGCGGTGCAGTTGGAGGAGCGCACCGGCGTGCTGCTGGATCGCGTGGCCAGCGGCAATCTGGTGCTGGCCTACAACGTGCTGGGGTCGTACGCGAAGGCGCGCATCGATGCGGGCGCGCCGCTGGCCATCGTCCAGCCCGAGGACTACACGCTGGTCGCGCTGCGCACTGCGGTGATTTCGCGCACGGCGATGCATCCGGCCCAAGCGCGGCAGTTCCTCGATTACCTGCTGTCGCCGCGCGGCCAGCGCGTGCTGACCGAGCAGGCGCGCCTGGGACCGGTGCTGCCGGCCAGCGTGACCGGAACGCCCGCGCGCACCATGCGTCCGATCGTGCTGGGGCCGGGCCTGCTGGTCTACCTGGATACGCTCAAGCGGCGGCAGTTCCTGGAGAACTGGCGCACCATCGTGCAGCCGCAGGCGGCCACACCGTAGCGTCGCGTTACGAACGGCCGTTCGGGTGGCGTGCCTTCACCAGGGCCACGTCGTCGTCCACGCTGATGTCGTCGGGCGAACCCAGCCACGCGCGGATCTGCATGTCGTCCACTTCCTTGTCCAGGTCCAGCTGCATCTCGATCTTGCCGGTCGGATCGGGCAGCGCCCAGTGCTGGGCCAGCACCTTGCCCTCGCTGTCCATCGCTTCGATCCAGAACGCATGGTTGGGGCGATGCGAGGTGCTCAACGTGATCTGGTAGCTGCCCGGCGCGGTCTGGCGCAGGGCCGAGCCGACCATCACCGGCTGGCGTGGCGCCAGCCGGGTGCCGGCCAGGCGCTGTAGCGGCGCATCCACGCGGACACCGTGGGCCAGTTCGCTGCTGCGGTACAGGCGCGCGTCGCGGGCGTTGTTGACCAGCAGCGCACACCAGCCGCTGTCGGGCGAATCGTTGTCGAAGGCCGTGCATCGGTCGACGTAGGCCAGCGTGTTTTCCGGGCTGGACTTGCGGAAGCGGCGCGGGGTGTCCTCCAGGGTGATGTTCTTGAGGTTCCACTGCGCGTCGTAGTCCAGCAGCACCGGCGGGCGGACTTCCTGCACGCCGACCACGATGCGGTCGTCATGCACGCGCAGCGTTCGGGTCTCGTGTCCGGTCCACAGCTCGCGGGCATAGGCCAGGTAGCGCGGATAGTCGCGGCCTTCGTCGCGCGCATAGGCCGCACTGGCCCCCTGCGCATGCCTGGCCGCGTCCAGCAGCGAGCGGCCGAAGCCGATCGAGGCCATCGACGGATCCAGCAGCGACAGCAGGGTGGCGCCGGTGTCCAGGGTGCTGGCGCTGGCCACGTCCACCTGGCGCGGCGCGATGCCCTTGCCGAGCATCAGCAGCAGGTTCTCGCGCTGCATCTTGGTCAAGGTATCGGTCAGGTCGTTGGGCATGGCCAGGTGGTCGGAGGACACCACGATCACGGTGTTATCGCCCCACGGGCTGCTGCGGATCTTGTCGACCAGCTCGGAGATCAGCCGGTCCGAGCAGTGCAGCGCATCGAGCATGCCGATCTGGCCGAAGTCGCCGCCGCGGTAATGCTGCCCCTGGCAGGACACCGGCAGGTGCCCGGCCGGGTGGTGGGTATCCATGGTCAGCGCGGTCAGCAGGAAGGGCTGGTCGCCGCGGGCCAGGGTCTGGAACTGGTCCCACACCTGGTCGAGCATCACATCGTCATGCACGCCCCACGCCGAGAAGTGCGAGGGATCGATCTTGCGCTGCTTGAACCAGGCCAGGTCGCGCACGTCGTCGAAGCCGTGGCTGGTCAGGAAGCTGGCCTTCCCGGCGAACGCGCCATCGGCGCCACCGACGAAATCGTTGCGATAGCCCTGGGTGCGTAAGTAATCGCCCAGGCACTGGGCCTCGGGCAGAAAGCTGCCCATCCGCCCGTAACTGTTCTCATCGCCCGGCGCGGCGGTCAGCGGCACGCCGCACTGCGAGGACACCATGCCGGCGATGGTCCAGCCGCCGCCATCGGCCGAGGTGACATGACGGAAGTCCAGGCCCTCGCTGGCGAGCTTGCGCAGGTGGGGCATCAGGCCGGGGAAGGTCTTCTGGTCGAAGTAGGTCCGCTCCAGGCTCTCGCCGTAGATCCACACGATGTTGCGGCGGTTGCCCAGCGTGCCGCGCGGTGTGCGGTATTCCCCGGCGACCACGCTGCCGTCCACCGGCTGGGACAGCCGGTACAGACGCTTGCCGTCGTGGTAGAGCGGACTGGCGATCACCGCCACCACGGCAGCGGCCATGAAGCCACCCAGCACGCTCAGCCCATGCCCTGGACGGCGGAACCGGCGCACGCGCACCAGCGCCAGCGGCAGCAGGGACAGCAGGAGCAGGCCCACGTAGACGGCGATATCACCAGAGAAGTCCGCCACGCCGGCGCCTTCCATCCCGGCCTTGAGGTGATAGAGCGTGGCGGCGTTGAGCCCGTCCCCGCTGAGCCGGTCGATGAACCACCAGCTGGACAGGGCCAGGCCCAGCACGCTCAGCACGGCCGCCTTGACCCAGGCCAGCCGGCCGGACACCAGCAGCAGGGCGATCATCGACAGCAGCGCGGCGACCAGGACGAGTGGGTGCATCGAAGTCCAGGTTTCTTGGACGGGGGAAAGTGGACGATAGGCGCCAAATGCGCGCACTTACAACTTTTACATGAACATTGAGTGACACGTGGATGTCGGCATCGCGACATCCAAGCGTTTGGTTTTACAGCTTTTTTACAAGGCGCGACACGCCCCGGAGGATTGGCTGGCAAGCCCTGGCACGCTTGCGCGTGGCGAAAAATTCGCCACCCGGCCGGACGCTGCCGGGTGCCGCTTTAACGGGGTCTTAGCGCGGCCGAAAAGCGTGGTCTGGATCACGTCAAGCGCCGCGCGGCGTCGTCGCGCCCGACATGCGGGGCTGGATGGCACGCCCTAGACTGTCGCCATGACGCCTCCCACCTTGCTGGTCGCCGACGACCATCCGCTGTTCCGTGCCGCCGTCCTGCATGCGCTGGTGACGCGTTTTCCAGGCGTGGTCACGGTGGAAGCCTCCAGCGTCTCGACCCTGGGCGTGGCCCTGGACGAACACCCGGAGGTCGCCCTGGTCCTGCTGGACCTGGCGATGCCCGGCGCGCGTGGCCTGTCGGCCCTGGCCCTGCTGCGCGGCGAGCGTCCCGACCTGCCGGTCGTGGTGATCTCCTCCAACGACGATTCGCGCGTGATCCGGCGTGCCCAGCAGTTCGGCGCGGCCGGATTCATCCCCAAATCCTCGCAGGTCGATGCCATCGGCGAGGCGGTGGCCACGGTGCTCGATGGCGGCACGTGGTTCCCGCCGCTGACCGCCGAGCGCTCCGAATCCGACGCCCAGCTGGCCGCGCGCCTGGCCCAACTGACCCCGCAGCAGTTCCGGGTGCTGATGCTGCTGGCCGAGGGCCTGCTCAACAAGCAGATCGCCGCGGCGATGGGCCTGGCCGAGAACACGGTGAAGATCCACGTCGGCGCGGTGCTGTCCAAGCTCAACTGCCGCTCGCGTACCCAGGCCGCGGTGATGGTGCGTTCGCTGGAACTGGATGACGTGCCCGCGCCGGACGAAGATCCGCTTTAAGCGCTTCTTCGTGGAAGTCGCCATGGCGGCGACAGGCTTTCCCGAGAATGCTTCATCGCGCCGCCCTGGCGGCTCCCCCGAATGCAATGTGCTGACGCCTCAGCGCAGTCGCCCTGTGGCCATCAGCCGCTGGGTCACGACCGCACGCAACGCGGCCGGCGTGACCGGGCGCGCGAGGAAGCCATAGCCGTGTTCCAGCGCCTGGCCGCGTTCACCGGGTGCACCGATCAGTACCAGCGGCGGCGCGTCCTCTGGCGCCAGACGCATCAGGACAGCCGGGCCGTCGCCGCCATGCCAGCGCAGGTCCATCAGCACCAGGTCGGGCAGGGCCTGCTCGCGCGCCAACGCCTCCAGGGTGTCGTCCGCGCCATCGCTGGCGACCTCGCAGCCCCAGCTGCGCAGCAGCGTTGCCAGCGCGTTGCCGGTTTCGACATCGTGATTGAGGCACCACACGCGCGCGCCCTGCAGCGGTAACGCGGCGGCAGGCGCGGCGGGCACCGCAGTGACGGCATTGCGCGCAGGCGGCGCATCGGTGGCCAGCGGCACGCTGATGGCGAACACGCTGCCGCGCCCGGGCCAGGAACGCAGCGACAGCGGGTGCTCCAGCAAGCGCGCGGTGCGCTCGACGATCGACAGGCCCAGGCCCGCGCTGCGGCGATCATGGCGCAGGCCGTTGTCCAGGCGCGAGAACTCCTCGAAGATCGCCGCGCGCTTGTTCTCCGGGATGCCCACGCCGGTGTCCCAGACCTCCACGCGCATGCGCCCGGGCTCGCGCCGGCAGCCCAGCAGCACCCGTCCGCGCGGCGTGTTGTGCAGGGCGTTGGACAGGAAGTTCTGCAGCACCCGACGCAGCAGGCCGGCATCGCTGCGCACGATCGCGCGGGTACTCACCGCGTGCAGGGACAAGCCCTGCGCCTGGGCGAGGATGCCGAACTGCGCGGCCAGTTCGGCCAGCAAGGCGCCCAGGTCCACGTCCTCGATCCGCGGCTGCAGCACGCCGGCTTCCAGGCGCGAGACTTCCAGCATGCTGGCCAGCAGGTCGTCCTGGGCGCCCAGCGCGGCTTCGGCGCGTTGCAACAGGTTGGCCTCCTCGGTGCCGCCCAGGCGCGTGCGCAGCACACCCAGGAACATCCGCGCCGCGTTGAGCGGCTGCAGCAGGTCATGCACGGCCGCGGCGACGAAGCGGGCCTTGTAGCGGTTGGCGTTTTCCGCGCGCGCGGTGGCCGCGCGCAGGTCGGCGGTGCTGACCTCCACCCGGCGCTCCAGCGAACTGGCCAGGGTGCGCAGGTCGCGCGCGGCAGCCACGTAGGTGGTGATGTCGGCGAAGCTGGTGACAAAGCCGCCGTCGGGCATCGGATTGCCGCGGATCTCCAGCACCGTGCCGTTGGGCAGCTCGCGCTCGTGCATGTGCGCACCGCCGCTGCGCAGGTGGTCCAGGCGGCGCTGGATCGCTTCCTCTACCTGGCCCGGGCCGAGCCAGCCCTTGCGCGCGTTGTGGCGGAAGAAGTCCTCGATCGGGCGACCGACCTGCATCAGCTCGTTGGGGAACTGGAACATCTCCTGGTAGCGGCTGTTCCAGGCGATCAGGCGCAGCTGCGCGTCGACCACGCTCACGCCTTGCGGCAGGTGCTCCAGGCTGGACTGGCCCGAAGCCGCGGCACGAGCGGCGTCGACCAGGCCATCCTGCGCTGAGCGCAGCGCCTCGGCATGGTGGGCGACCATGCGCTCGAGCTCCTCGCGGCTGCGCCGGCGATGTTCGGACAGGCGCATGCGCTGGCGCACGAACAACCCCAGCAGGATCAGCGGCAGCCAGGAGGCCACCACCACGAT is part of the Pseudoxanthomonas sp. JBR18 genome and encodes:
- a CDS encoding phosphoglycerol transferase I, encoding MHPLVLVAALLSMIALLLVSGRLAWVKAAVLSVLGLALSSWWFIDRLSGDGLNAATLYHLKAGMEGAGVADFSGDIAVYVGLLLLSLLPLALVRVRRFRRPGHGLSVLGGFMAAAVVAVIASPLYHDGKRLYRLSQPVDGSVVAGEYRTPRGTLGNRRNIVWIYGESLERTYFDQKTFPGLMPHLRKLASEGLDFRHVTSADGGGWTIAGMVSSQCGVPLTAAPGDENSYGRMGSFLPEAQCLGDYLRTQGYRNDFVGGADGAFAGKASFLTSHGFDDVRDLAWFKQRKIDPSHFSAWGVHDDVMLDQVWDQFQTLARGDQPFLLTALTMDTHHPAGHLPVSCQGQHYRGGDFGQIGMLDALHCSDRLISELVDKIRSSPWGDNTVIVVSSDHLAMPNDLTDTLTKMQRENLLLMLGKGIAPRQVDVASASTLDTGATLLSLLDPSMASIGFGRSLLDAARHAQGASAAYARDEGRDYPRYLAYARELWTGHETRTLRVHDDRIVVGVQEVRPPVLLDYDAQWNLKNITLEDTPRRFRKSSPENTLAYVDRCTAFDNDSPDSGWCALLVNNARDARLYRSSELAHGVRVDAPLQRLAGTRLAPRQPVMVGSALRQTAPGSYQITLSTSHRPNHAFWIEAMDSEGKVLAQHWALPDPTGKIEMQLDLDKEVDDMQIRAWLGSPDDISVDDDVALVKARHPNGRS
- a CDS encoding response regulator transcription factor, with the translated sequence MTPPTLLVADDHPLFRAAVLHALVTRFPGVVTVEASSVSTLGVALDEHPEVALVLLDLAMPGARGLSALALLRGERPDLPVVVISSNDDSRVIRRAQQFGAAGFIPKSSQVDAIGEAVATVLDGGTWFPPLTAERSESDAQLAARLAQLTPQQFRVLMLLAEGLLNKQIAAAMGLAENTVKIHVGAVLSKLNCRSRTQAAVMVRSLELDDVPAPDEDPL
- a CDS encoding PAS-domain containing protein, with product MSPRLIRIAGRSLLVAAIATTSVAGGLIARNATLASEQRALEDQLHLRAQSLQRLVERYRVLPTVLALDPELRRALQAPPDAIDVAALNHKLVVANGATHVSTLTLLDHTGRAIAASNWDEPASNVGQNYGFRPYFRNAMRDGSATFYAIGVTTNVAGYFISEAVHDAQGRRLGVVVVKITLDTLRSEWHDSRDLLLLSDVHDIVFLSSQAKWEYSELRPLTARDEQDLRATRQYAGQRLHLAQLEPVDTVATGDQRVRLREPAAQGLWLWKSLPLSEPHWTLHALRRDRSTAVGWTAAIVVVASWLPLILLGLFVRQRMRLSEHRRRSREELERMVAHHAEALRSAQDGLVDAARAAASGQSSLEHLPQGVSVVDAQLRLIAWNSRYQEMFQFPNELMQVGRPIEDFFRHNARKGWLGPGQVEEAIQRRLDHLRSGGAHMHERELPNGTVLEIRGNPMPDGGFVTSFADITTYVAAARDLRTLASSLERRVEVSTADLRAATARAENANRYKARFVAAAVHDLLQPLNAARMFLGVLRTRLGGTEEANLLQRAEAALGAQDDLLASMLEVSRLEAGVLQPRIEDVDLGALLAELAAQFGILAQAQGLSLHAVSTRAIVRSDAGLLRRVLQNFLSNALHNTPRGRVLLGCRREPGRMRVEVWDTGVGIPENKRAAIFEEFSRLDNGLRHDRRSAGLGLSIVERTARLLEHPLSLRSWPGRGSVFAISVPLATDAPPARNAVTAVPAAPAAALPLQGARVWCLNHDVETGNALATLLRSWGCEVASDGADDTLEALAREQALPDLVLMDLRWHGGDGPAVLMRLAPEDAPPLVLIGAPGERGQALEHGYGFLARPVTPAALRAVVTQRLMATGRLR